ACCTGCAAGATACTCCCCATCCTCCTCCTAAAGTGTATGCTGCTACCCCAACAGTCGGGCAAGTTCCACCAGGAAAAGGATATCCTCTTGTGCCTACATATTCGTAAAGTTCACTATTTTTTACCCCTGATTCTATTTTTACTGTATTAGTTAATTCATTTATAATTATTTTCTTCATTCTACTAACATCAATTACTATAACATTATTCCCAATTGAATATCCCTCATAATTGTGTCCACCAGATCTTATTCTAAATTTAATATTTTTTTTAATGCAAAACCTTAAAGCACTTATAACGTCTTCTCTACTAGTACAATATAATATAGCTATTGGATATTTTTGTATTGCTCTGTTCCACACCTGTCTATCTTCTTCATATTCTATATCATTAGGTGTTACAATCTCACCATTAAAACATAAATCCTTAGCTAATTCCATCATTATCATCCTTTGTAATAGAATATTTTGATTTACAATAAATCTATCTACTTCTATCAATATATGATAAATATAACAATTACTTTCACATATTATATCAAAATATGCACACACCCCTCCAAATATAATTATATATCTTATGTATCAACATTATATTCCAATATTCTCTATATACAGATTTTTATATTAACAGGATTTATCATCAACTTTCTTCTTGAAGCAAAATAGGAAGGCGAACCGCCTCCATTATCATCTGGGCTTGTTTCGCCTCCGTTACTTAGGCATATTATTAAGTTATCATTGATGTTAAGTTCTATTGATTCCATATCTCTAGTTTTGTTCATGGTTATTTTTGAAATCAACATACGCAGTATTTTCTTTCGTTGTTCTCTTGAATGCAACTCTGATAGCATCTTACCGAAACTTGACAGTATCTTACAAACTCATCCGAAACCTCCTGAACACTATCATCTACCATTTCGCTTTTCTTTCATACGTATTGTTGGAACTTATTTTCCTTACCTTTATTTTCTATGGTAACCTTTAAAGTATTATGATATAATTTCCGTGTATAATTCAATAGGTTTTTGTGGGCTACTGGTATCACTTACCTCTTTTTAGACGGGAGGTGATGCAAATGAGTAATGACGTTTTAATTTTGCTATTTCAAGGTGGATTATTTTTACTATCACTATTAACATTAATAGTGATTCTTATAGAAAAAATCTCAAAAAAATAGTAGCCCCGAACGCAATTTGGAAAGCTACTAATTTTTTAACTAAAATTCTTAGTGATACCAGTTGCCTAAGCAACTAGAATTATATACTATAGTTAAAAACATACTGCAATATGTTTTTAACTATTTTTATTTTGCTACTATTTACTTATATTATATCAATTTTTAATAAAAAATAAACAATTATTTTTTTATTACTTATTTAATATATTAGTCTTTAATTGAATTTCAAAGGAAACTCGACTCACATTCGTTCGCTGAGTAATTTCGATGACGAAATGCAAAATGCCCACAGGGAAAGTTCATGTTTCCAAATATAAAATTTGGACATTCACTTTTCAATTCTTACTTATGATATGCTTCTCCGTAACTACTATAAGTGAGGTTTTTTATAATGAAATGTGTTATATAACATTTTTTATATAACAAACACTCTCTATATTTTTATCTGGATAAATAGCATTTGAATTCAGTCCAAATTTACTCATAAGTGTTACCTCCTTTAATGTTTAAGTTTCATTTTATTTTTATACTCTAAAAGCTTGTCATGATTTCTTAAATACTTAATCATTAAACAATAATTATTCATTGCCCACAGAAATTTTATTGTATTGTGATTTTAAATACTCAATAATTTCAGTTTTATTTATAGGTGATGAATGTCCTGGAAAACAAACATCAAACTCTAAGCCCCCTAACATATTTATAAGACTCTCTAATTTAACTGCGTTATACTCACAATTATTATAATAATCCATCCCATAAGCATCTCCTATAAATACTACTCTTTCCTCAGGTATATAAACTATTACTGAGTCCTTAGAATGAGGTGATACCACATTTTTTAAAATGACTTTTAATCCTCCTAATTCTACTTCTAAATTATTTTTAAATACTATATCAGCAGGTACAACATTTATATCGTTAAGATTTTCATATTCTTTACGAATATTTGTATCTGCAAATTCAATATCCTCTCCAGTTAAAAGACGCTTTTTCATTGCATCATCTGTCCACTTCCACTTAGACATAACCTTTAACTGTTCATTAGTTATTTCGCATGCTATTGTTTTTCCTGTAACTGAATGCATTCCATACGTATGATCCCAATGCCAATGAGTGATCGCAACATAATCAGGTAATCTTAAATTCAATTTTTCTATAGAATCATTAAATTTCTCAAGATGTTTTTTTGAATTTCCTGCATCCACCATTAAAGCATATTTATCTCCTTTAATATATCCAAGCACTGGTCTATCAGTTTCTCTGTCATTAATAAGATAATAAACCCTTTGTGTAACTTTTCTTAAACCCATTAAATATTTCCACCTTTCTTAATACAAAATTAAAACTCCCCATAGACAAACAATATCATCTATAGGGAGTTAATTATTTAAAAATCTTTTATCCTATTTAAATTAAATTTAATACTGAACATATATTTTAGCTTAACAAAAATAAATATATATAATATATGTGTATCTAAAGTTACTTTATTTTTTATAAAAGAGTTTAATAGAAGATATTGTTCTTAAAATGCGCACCTAATTAAGTTCCATACTAGAACTTTAACGCATCTAAAACTATTTAATTTCAATAGTTTAATTAAGAACAACTAAACTCATCTCTTCAAGTCTCCTTTTTTATAAAATAATCACTTCAGATAGTATCATACAGCATTTTTACTGTCAATGTTTTTGTTTAACAACTTATAACTAATAAAATATTATTAAATATAATATTATTTATAAGTTTAACATAACTTTATATCACTTCAAGTCCAAATTTAGTAAAAACACCATTTGATTATTATATAGTATTTCCATCTCTAAAAATAGCCTTAATTAAGTAATTTCAATGGTTAGTACTATAAACCTCACTTATTTATGGTACGGTTTATCATATCAGTAGTAAGTGATAACATTCTTCAATTTTAGATAGAATATTCTCTGTTAGTTGTTTGAAATCTCATATGAGTGGATTCCTATCTTCCATATGAAAAGTTTAGCTTCTTTGTTTCTAATATGACTATTTCTGTTGAAGTTACATATTATAAAGTATATTTAGATTATAAATCTAAGCATACTTTATAATATATAGTTTATTGTTTTATCTACAAATGTTAATATTCTTTTACCTTTGATATTATATTATTAATGAACAAAAGCTTATTTTTCCTCTAATCCTCCACAAATAGCATTCATTAATGATTTATCCATTTTAATTTTCCATATTCCACTCGTTTTGTTAAGTGTGATTTTCAAGTCAGATGTAACCATTTTACTATTAGCATTTTTGATTGCTTCAATGAGCGGATTATCTGAATCTTTATAATGCAATATATCATTATATACATTTGATAAATCCCGATTGGTAATTTTTATTTTAACCGTTGCTAAATCATCATTTTCATTTACTTCACCTATTTCATAAGAAAGATTGGCAAAAACACTCTCTATAAATTTTTTTCCTTCTCCATCTAAATTATTGCCAAAGAGCTTATTATCCTTATAAATAAAAATACCATCTTGTCGCTCATTATATTGAATAAATTGATTAAATCCCGTTGAATTTGCATTTTTCAGTGCTTCGAAAGCAATTTCTACGGTTTGCTTAGGGGATGTGGTTGATGACAAATTGATTGTTTCATTACTAACACCTGATGAATTTCCACAAGCGCATAATGACATTATAAATACAAAAGTAATTAATAAAATGAAAAATTTTGTTTTCACTTTAACGGCCTCCTAAAAATGTTTTTGTTAAAAAAGCAAGGCTAAAAATGAACACAACTGCAACAACAGAAATACCCCCAATAAATAAAAGTATGGTAACCATTCTTCTTAATGTACGATTGTCACTCTTTTCTTTAGAATCAATTTCAATTGGCTCAATTATCGGCTCCACACCTTTTAATAAATAGTCGGTACTCACATTATAAACTTCACTTAATTTAATAATATTATTGATATCTGGATTACCTTGGTCACTTTCCCATTTTGATATTGCCTGTCTTGTTACGCCTAATTTTTCTGCTAACTGTTCTTGCGAATAGCTTCCTTGTTTTCTTAATTTTTGTAATCTTTCAGACATACCCATTATATAGCCCCCTCTCTTATTCAATTATATAGAAAATCATAAGTTGCAGTCTACCAAAAAATGGTGAAAATTTGTCAACTAAGCGTTGCTATTCGCTTTTTTACTGAATATATATAATAATTATATTTATTTAGTACTAGATTTTTTCTGCAATTGCATTTAAGAATTTCAAAACAAAAACAGGTGTAAAAATAGTAAATACCAATGCTGAATATGCCATTGGATAATCTGGTAATTAAAAAGGTTTATTATAACCTTCCTCCTATCCTAGTAAATCATATAGGCGATATTTTAATTAATATTCTATTTTAGCTAAGTAGTGTTAAAAGATAATTCTTAAGAACCATTTATATTTATACTGTCCTAGAAATAATGATTCTAAACTTACACATATGAAAAGAAAACCCATCAACATCTCTGTTGATAGGTTCATGGTGAAAGTAAATAACACCTAACTTCTATTTTACTATTAAATTACATTTAATTTATCCTTTATTTATGATATGGTTCACCGTAACTATTATAAGTGAGGTTTTTCCATTTTATTCTGGTGTATATATTCTACATAGCACTTAAAACAAAAATTCATTTTCCCAATTAAAATCACCAGACTCTTCATAAGATGATGGCCAATGACTGCACCACTTAGGGACATTAGGTTTTTCTACTCTATCTATACTTGGAGTATAAGGCTTTATATCTAAAATACTGCTATTGTTCATTGCATCAATATAAGCAATATAGATTCTACCATTATCATAATCAATATGTGTTATTTCAATTATAGATAATGCTATTGGATTTGGCCTTTCAGGTGACCTAGTTGAAAATACTCCTAACTTTTCAGGAGCTTTTTTATAAGGCTTCTTTACTTCAATAACTCCTCTACTTTCATTATTATCACACTTATCAAACCACCAAAGTACGTCAATGTGAGAAAAATCTTCTAATCCTTGAAGTCCCTTTACATACTCTTTATTGATTTGAATAAACATCCCTTCTCCTTCCACATTAATTCTACCAATTTCTTTTAATTGCATAATATTTACCTCCTAGATATTTATCTTATATAAAAATAATAGACCCTCACATAATGTGAGAGTCAATAAATTTTATTTTAATGGAATCTGTATTTCCGTAAGATATTCTTCTGGATTCTTAGTATCATCTACACCTATATGACATATCTGTCTAGAAGGACTTTCAGTCATTTGTTCATTATGACTTTCAAGATAATATGCAAGCATTTCATATGCCTTTGCTAAATTTTCATATGGCCCATACACCATTGCATATGCCATCTTCTCTACTTCCTCTACTTCTCTATATATAAAATTGCCTTTATTTTCTCCTAATTTATCTACAATAACCCCGACTTCAACATCTACATTTTCATCTTTATGTTCAATATCATGATACATAGCCATATTATTATACACATCCTGCTTTATAGAAATATTTTCTTTCTTAATAAAATCACATAACCTATTCCATAAAACTCCCTCATGAAAATAAGTTGGAATTATATCTCTAGTAGATAATATCAATATATTGTCTACTTTTTTAAAACTTATATTACAATGTATTTTAAAATTCTTTTTTATGCTTTCATTTATTGCATTATTTATTTTTTCTATCCTCTGTTTTTCAATTTCTATCTCTTTATTAATTTGAATCTTCTTTTTTTGTAATTCATCCACTATATTTAATTCTTTATAACCTAGTATAATATCTTTTATTTCTGCAGTTGAAAATTTTGTATCTCTTAATAAGATTATTTTTTGAAGCACTGATATCTGCTCAGCAGAATACATTCTATATCCTGTAAACAGATCAACGTTTGCAGGTTTTAATATTCCAATTTCATCATAATATCTTAACATTCTAATAGAGACCTGAGTCAATTTTGAAAACTCTCCAATTTTAAACATAATATCCCCTCACATTAACTATTTTCCAATATGCATTATAATTGTAACATATTTTGTAAATATACTATTGCTTATGATACGGTATTTTTAGGCAAAAAAATAACCCTAAGTAGGTCGTATCAATGCCTAAGGGTATAAACCTCATTTACTTATGATATGGTTCACCCTTCATTATCCTAAACCCTCTATAGATCTGCTCCAATAACATAACTCTAAAAAGTTGATGTGGAAATGTCATCTTTGAGAAACACAATTTATAATTTGCTCTAGCCAGAACACTCTTTGAAATTCCAAGACTTCCACCTATTATAAATGCTAAGTTTGAATTTCCTGTTACCCCTAAGTTATCGATATAACTAGAAAATTCTTCTGATGTTAATTGCTTACCACCTAAATCCATTGCTATTACAAACATATTATCTTTAATTTTGCTTAGTATTCCTTGTCCTTCCTTTTCCTTAATTGCTTCTTCTTCTTTTTCTGAAGCATTATCAGGTGTCTTTTCATCTGCAAGTTCTACTATATCTAATTTGCAATATCGCCCTAATCTCTTTGAATATTCATCTATTGCATCCCTTAAATACTTCTCTTTAATTTTACCAACAGTTATTATTGTGATATTCATTATTTTCTCCTTTTGCGTTTCATACTATAATATATTATAACTATAAATAAAGACTGTAGCCAATTTTTTATTCAGCTACAGTCATTTTTTTAATGAATTATTAAATTTAAACACTCACTATATTTATTATGCGATTTGCCTTTCCTTTTTTAGTTTTCTTTTAATTTGATATAATCTATAAGCTGTTAACATAGCTCCTATCCCACAAATAATAGCTGCAGCTACGTACACATACTGCATACCATATACAAAAATATCATCTCTTCCTTCAACATATCCAGTAACATGATATCCAATTTTACTACTCATACGATAATATAATAAGGTTGTTGAACTAGATATTCCAAAGACCATTCCCAAATTTCTTACTAATGCATTTATACTTCCTGCAATACCTAAATTCTTTTTATCTACTGTAGACATTACTAATGAATTATTAGGTGATTGAAACATTCCATTTCCTAATGTCATTATAGCTATAAATACAATTAGCGCACCTAAATTAGAGTATTGGCTTAAAGTTGACATTAAAAATAATCCTAAGCTAGTTCCTATAAGTCCTATAAATGTTAGAACTTCTGAGCCTACTCTATCAGACATATATCCACTCATTGGTGCAACTACTGCCAATATTATCGGCGATACCATCATAAATAGCCCTGTAACTGATGGACTTAATTTCATTACATATTGCAAATAGAACGGCAATATAATATTAGAACAACTTATTGCTACAAAAGAAATAAATGCACAAAATATACTAAGTGAAAATAAAGGATTTTTAAAGATTTCTAGCTTTAACAATGGAGCTTTAATTTTTCTTTCAGTGATTATGAATAACACAAATAATATTATGGAACTAATCAAAGAGCTTATAATAAATTTATTTTCATATCCAATTTCTTTTCCAAAAGTTAATGCTCCAAATAATAATACCATAGTAAGTCCAAACATAGCTGAACCTTTTATGTCTAATTTTTCATTAGATCCACCACCACTTTTAGGAAGTGTTCTCATTGCAAGAAAAAGAGCTATAATTCCTATAGGAACATTTATTAAAAATATATACTGCCAACTTAAAACTGATACTATTATTCCACCTATAGGTGGACCTATCATGGACCCCAAGGCTACAAAAGTTCCATTTATCCCTAGCGCTCTTCCTCTCTCATTACTAGGAAAAACGTGAGTAATAATTCCATGACTTGTTGACATAGCACCAGCAGCACCTATTGCCTGCAGACATCGAGAAAAAACTAACATCATTAATGAATTAGATAATCCACAAATAAGAGAACCTATTGTGAAAATTATTACCCCTAACTTAAAAATCGTAGCTTTTCCTTTAATATCAGCTAATCTTCCAAATATAAGAATAGTTCCAACTATAACTATTAAATAGCTTGTTACTACCCATTCTATTAATGCCATACTTACTGAAAGCTTCTGTGCCATAACAGGCAATGCAACATTTACTATGCTTCCATCAAGTGTTGCCATAAATGTTAATAATACTGTTGTAAGTAATATTAACCATCTTTTGTTATTTATATTTTCCATATATTTTATCCTTTCGTTTATAAGATCTTCATTTGATTATTTATTTCATTATTATCATTAGTAACTTAATTTAAAATTATAATATAATTTTATCATTTGTACAATTATATAGATATCCAAATTAATAATCAAACTTATTAATGGAATATAGATGCATCATTGAGAAATTATAATCGTAACACTACACTAGAAATCAGATACATTTTTCTGGAAGCAGGCATGTGAAATTGAGCTGATGATGGTTCTTAATGGGGGCTTGTTTTATTTACAGTTTGTCCAGATTTTATATCTGGAACACACTGAAATGACGACAAGCCGCCATTTAGAACCTTCCAGCGAAAATTTCACTAGTCCTGTGGAAGATAAATGTATCTGATTTCGGTAATTGTTGCATAAGTATAATTCTTGCATTATATATCTCTATAAGGTTAATTCAATTACTAAAAATATAATCCACAATTCAAGTATTATTTTTAATTTTATCCACATATAATCCTCATTCTATGGATAACTTCTATATTTAATCCTCTATATAAAATTAAACATATTTTTCAGAAAAGATCACTGTTAATAACCTTTTCTAAGAAATATGCCTAATTATAATTACCTTTAGCTTAAATTTATTTTAATTTAAAGGAACCTACCATTTCATCTAAATTATCTGAAGAATATTCTAATACTTCAGTAGCTTGCTTTAATTGTCTTATTTCAGATAATATCTTCTTAACCATTGTTAATGATTCTTCACTCTTGCTTGAGCTGTTTTCTGTGGATTGTTCTACTTTGTCTGCCATAGTGCTCACATTATTCATAACCTCTCCAACGCTTTCACTTTGAGTAGAAGTTATTTCAGCAATAGACTGCATAGAATTAGCAATTATATTTATATCCTCATTTATTTGATCAAAGGATTTAATTGATTTTTGTACACTTACTGTTGATATACTTACTTTATCATTTATTTCCCCCGCATATTCAAAAGTTGCTTGTGTTTGATTTCTAACTTGATTAATAACATTACTTATTGATTTAGTTGCAGCTTCTGTTTCAAGTGCTAGTTTTGATATTTCTCCTGCAACTACTGCAAATCCCTTTCCACTTTCACCAGCTCTTGCGGCCTCTATGGATGCATTAAGAGCTAAAAGTTGAGTCTGCTTACTAATATTACTTATGACATTTACAACTTCACTTATTTCTTTAGAATATCCTTGCAAAGTACTTATAGAGTTAACAGTTTTGCTTATTGTACTTTCTAAATCTTCCATATTATTTAATACTTCTTTTGATGCATTTTGTGTTGTTACTGCACCCTCATTAGTATCTTCTACTATTCTAGAAACTTCTAATATAAGGCTATCCATTTCTTGAATTGATGCTGTAATCTCTGAAAATTTACTTTTAGTATCTTGAAACACTAAATTTTGCTCCTTAGAATTTTCCAATAAACTCATAACTGTATTTTCAATTATCCCCATTCCTCTTCTAACATTACTTGTTATATTTGAAACTATATTTACTGATTTCTTTGTAGTACTTACTGATTTTTTTACTCTATATAACATGCTCATTTGATTATTTATAAATTTATTAAACCATCTAGATAATTCTCCAATTTCATCTGATGACATTTTATTGACCCTTTTTGTTAAATTTCCTTCACCTTCTGCTATCTCTTGTAATATATTTATCGTCCTGCTTAAAGGTGATGAAACCATCTTTTTAGAAATCACTAACGTTGATATTGATAAAATAATCCACATTGCTAAAGATGTAAATATACTCATATCTGGTGCAACTTTTGTAGTAACTAAGTTTATTAATATTAATACAGCTGACATAATTGATATGGCCATTGGCATTTTTAAATTTATACTTTGAAAGTTATATATTTCATCTATATCACCTTCACACATCATTCCCCAAACTTCATCACAATTAGGAGGTGTTATTAGAGTTCCTTTTCCTCCAACCATAATGTGTCTATAATCTGGATAACCAGGCCAACAATCTAAATTTTCTCCATTTTTAATTGTATTTGCAACACCTTGATGTAATTGATTAGTTGCGGGATCTGTAAATATAATTTCGAATTCAGTATGCTCTTTAATTTGTACCTTTCCCCATCTTTTCGTTTTCACACCCTCCTTAAGATTATCTCCCAAAGTAAAAGTATTATCTTCAAATCTACTCCTTGAAATAGCTGTTCCTGTTTTAATCCCTCTGTTGGATTTGACCATAAATAAATAGTTATCTCCAGAATCTTTATATATATGTGTATCCTCATCTTGAATTACATTGCTCATATCATCATTTAAAGTTCTACAGCATAATATCCTAATTTGCCCATCATGATTTTTACATCTACTTGAAAACATTAATGTTACATCATCAGCAAACTTTTTATTTTTTATATCTGTATCAAGACTTCTTTTATCTATATATGGTCCATACATTAATGGCTTATCTTCTAATCCAGCAGCAAAATTAGGCAAATCGCTCATATTTAATCCTACATGTTCTTTACATGAAGAAACAGAAACTATCCCATTTTCATCTAAAACAAATATTTCACAAAAATCTTCATATTTCTTTACATTCTCTACTAAATAATTGTTTACTATATCATTATTGTCCTCTAATGCTACCAGCGAATTCTTAATGTTTTCTAATTGTGCCCACTTATCGTTAAACCAATTTTCAAGTGCCTTTTTTCTTCCATTAGATATTCCTTCAAAAACTTTTTCTGAATGTTCTCTTAAATTACGATTAAGTAAATACTTAAATTTTAAATTCATATTTATTCCCCCCGAAAAAATATTGCTTATCTCTATATTGCTAAAAAATAAAAGCACAAATAAAGATTTTTCAACCTATATTTGTGCTACCATAGCCTTACTATTATTTTATTGTTGTTCTAATTATACTAAATATTTCATAATTTGTGAATTGTATTTTTTCATAAATAATATAAAAAGAAAAAGTTCTAACAAAATAGAACTTTTTCCAAATGATTTCATATAATTTTTATTTATTCAAATCTATTATTTTTCTTTTCCACAACACTTTTTATATTTCTTTCCACTTCCACATGGACATGCATCATTTCTTCCAACCTTATCTAAATTTCTTACAATTTTAGATTCCTTATATTCTTTTTGTATTTCGTTTCTCTTTTCTGCTGAAAAAATTCCATCCCATTGTGGTAATGTATATAAATATTCTGCTTTAGCATCTAACATATTGAAATATAAAGTTTCTAAGTTTATATCTAATACTAATTCTGTATCAGCATCAACAGTTTCAAGATCATATTGATTTTTTAAACTATCATTAATTCCATCCATAAATCCCATAGTGAACTCTACTGTAGAATTATATTCTTTAGCTAATTCATTAATAGTAGTCTTTTTAGCATTATTATGGTTAGCTAGTAAATCCTTATATATATTCTTTTCTAATTTACTATATTCATCCCAAAATGCATTTTCACCCTTAGTTTTTACATAGTCTACAACCATGTCAGTCCAATCTTTATATAAACTCATTTTTAAGTCCTCCTTAAAATCTTCTTTATTATATTTAATATTTATAAATTATAACCTATATTAATTAAATTTCTATATAACCACTAGGATTATGTCTATTTGCCATAGTTAATATTATGTCTTCCTTTTGCCTAATTCCATTTTCATTTAAAACATTTAAAACTGTTTGATATGCCAAATCAGGCTGATTATTTGTATTACTTAAATGTCCTAAAATAACTTTCTTATTGGTTGAAGTTTTATATAACTGAACTATAGCACTTCCACAATCCTCATTAGATAAATGTCCTATTTCACTAAGTATTCTTCTTTTTAAAGGATATGGATATGGCCCAAATTTAAGCATATTCACATCATGATTACTTTCAAGAAGAATAACTTCTGAATCTTTTATATTATCATAAATTTCTTTAGTAAATGTCCCAAAATCCGTTGCTACACTTATGTTTTTTTGACCCGAACTCACTGTATACCCCATTGGAGCTGCCGCATCATGTGGTATATTAAATGCTTTTATGCTCATATCACATATCTCAGTAACAGATCTTTTATCTATTACTTTTATGTTGTGCTCTTTTATCTTTCCAATAGAACTT
The window above is part of the Clostridium saccharoperbutylacetonicum N1-4(HMT) genome. Proteins encoded here:
- a CDS encoding putative holin-like toxin; the protein is MSNDVLILLFQGGLFLLSLLTLIVILIEKISKK
- a CDS encoding MBL fold metallo-hydrolase gives rise to the protein MGLRKVTQRVYYLINDRETDRPVLGYIKGDKYALMVDAGNSKKHLEKFNDSIEKLNLRLPDYVAITHWHWDHTYGMHSVTGKTIACEITNEQLKVMSKWKWTDDAMKKRLLTGEDIEFADTNIRKEYENLNDINVVPADIVFKNNLEVELGGLKVILKNVVSPHSKDSVIVYIPEERVVFIGDAYGMDYYNNCEYNAVKLESLINMLGGLEFDVCFPGHSSPINKTEIIEYLKSQYNKISVGNE
- a CDS encoding helix-turn-helix domain-containing protein, which translates into the protein MGMSERLQKLRKQGSYSQEQLAEKLGVTRQAISKWESDQGNPDINNIIKLSEVYNVSTDYLLKGVEPIIEPIEIDSKEKSDNRTLRRMVTILLFIGGISVVAVVFIFSLAFLTKTFLGGR
- the tsaA gene encoding tRNA (N6-threonylcarbamoyladenosine(37)-N6)-methyltransferase TrmO, yielding MQLKEIGRINVEGEGMFIQINKEYVKGLQGLEDFSHIDVLWWFDKCDNNESRGVIEVKKPYKKAPEKLGVFSTRSPERPNPIALSIIEITHIDYDNGRIYIAYIDAMNNSSILDIKPYTPSIDRVEKPNVPKWCSHWPSSYEESGDFNWENEFLF
- a CDS encoding MerR family transcriptional regulator, yielding MFKIGEFSKLTQVSIRMLRYYDEIGILKPANVDLFTGYRMYSAEQISVLQKIILLRDTKFSTAEIKDIILGYKELNIVDELQKKKIQINKEIEIEKQRIEKINNAINESIKKNFKIHCNISFKKVDNILILSTRDIIPTYFHEGVLWNRLCDFIKKENISIKQDVYNNMAMYHDIEHKDENVDVEVGVIVDKLGENKGNFIYREVEEVEKMAYAMVYGPYENLAKAYEMLAYYLESHNEQMTESPSRQICHIGVDDTKNPEEYLTEIQIPLK
- the rlmH gene encoding 23S rRNA (pseudouridine(1915)-N(3))-methyltransferase RlmH, whose product is MNITIITVGKIKEKYLRDAIDEYSKRLGRYCKLDIVELADEKTPDNASEKEEEAIKEKEGQGILSKIKDNMFVIAMDLGGKQLTSEEFSSYIDNLGVTGNSNLAFIIGGSLGISKSVLARANYKLCFSKMTFPHQLFRVMLLEQIYRGFRIMKGEPYHK
- a CDS encoding MFS transporter is translated as MENINNKRWLILLTTVLLTFMATLDGSIVNVALPVMAQKLSVSMALIEWVVTSYLIVIVGTILIFGRLADIKGKATIFKLGVIIFTIGSLICGLSNSLMMLVFSRCLQAIGAAGAMSTSHGIITHVFPSNERGRALGINGTFVALGSMIGPPIGGIIVSVLSWQYIFLINVPIGIIALFLAMRTLPKSGGGSNEKLDIKGSAMFGLTMVLLFGALTFGKEIGYENKFIISSLISSIILFVLFIITERKIKAPLLKLEIFKNPLFSLSIFCAFISFVAISCSNIILPFYLQYVMKLSPSVTGLFMMVSPIILAVVAPMSGYMSDRVGSEVLTFIGLIGTSLGLFLMSTLSQYSNLGALIVFIAIMTLGNGMFQSPNNSLVMSTVDKKNLGIAGSINALVRNLGMVFGISSSTTLLYYRMSSKIGYHVTGYVEGRDDIFVYGMQYVYVAAAIICGIGAMLTAYRLYQIKRKLKKERQIA
- a CDS encoding methyl-accepting chemotaxis protein, with amino-acid sequence MNLKFKYLLNRNLREHSEKVFEGISNGRKKALENWFNDKWAQLENIKNSLVALEDNNDIVNNYLVENVKKYEDFCEIFVLDENGIVSVSSCKEHVGLNMSDLPNFAAGLEDKPLMYGPYIDKRSLDTDIKNKKFADDVTLMFSSRCKNHDGQIRILCCRTLNDDMSNVIQDEDTHIYKDSGDNYLFMVKSNRGIKTGTAISRSRFEDNTFTLGDNLKEGVKTKRWGKVQIKEHTEFEIIFTDPATNQLHQGVANTIKNGENLDCWPGYPDYRHIMVGGKGTLITPPNCDEVWGMMCEGDIDEIYNFQSINLKMPMAISIMSAVLILINLVTTKVAPDMSIFTSLAMWIILSISTLVISKKMVSSPLSRTINILQEIAEGEGNLTKRVNKMSSDEIGELSRWFNKFINNQMSMLYRVKKSVSTTKKSVNIVSNITSNVRRGMGIIENTVMSLLENSKEQNLVFQDTKSKFSEITASIQEMDSLILEVSRIVEDTNEGAVTTQNASKEVLNNMEDLESTISKTVNSISTLQGYSKEISEVVNVISNISKQTQLLALNASIEAARAGESGKGFAVVAGEISKLALETEAATKSISNVINQVRNQTQATFEYAGEINDKVSISTVSVQKSIKSFDQINEDINIIANSMQSIAEITSTQSESVGEVMNNVSTMADKVEQSTENSSSKSEESLTMVKKILSEIRQLKQATEVLEYSSDNLDEMVGSFKLK
- a CDS encoding SEC-C metal-binding domain-containing protein; the protein is MSLYKDWTDMVVDYVKTKGENAFWDEYSKLEKNIYKDLLANHNNAKKTTINELAKEYNSTVEFTMGFMDGINDSLKNQYDLETVDADTELVLDINLETLYFNMLDAKAEYLYTLPQWDGIFSAEKRNEIQKEYKESKIVRNLDKVGRNDACPCGSGKKYKKCCGKEK
- a CDS encoding MBL fold metallo-hydrolase, whose translation is MIFCSLYSGSSGNSMFIASDKAKILIDAGLPGKKIDSALQEINQNPTEINGIFITHEHSDHVKGVGVVSRKYDIPIYANADTWSAMESSIGKIKEHNIKVIDKRSVTEICDMSIKAFNIPHDAAAPMGYTVSSGQKNISVATDFGTFTKEIYDNIKDSEVILLESNHDVNMLKFGPYPYPLKRRILSEIGHLSNEDCGSAIVQLYKTSTNKKVILGHLSNTNNQPDLAYQTVLNVLNENGIRQKEDIILTMANRHNPSGYIEI